One window of the Anolis carolinensis isolate JA03-04 unplaced genomic scaffold, rAnoCar3.1.pri scaffold_17, whole genome shotgun sequence genome contains the following:
- the LOC134294559 gene encoding zinc finger protein 658B-like yields MEEKPYTCLECGKSFSWRSNLLLHERTHTGEKPFKCPECEQSFTHSSGLYSHLRTHTGEKPFKCPECGQSFTESSGLRSHQRTHTGEKPFKCPECGQSFAHNGSLHSHQRTHTGEKPYNCLECGQSFTQKGHLDSHQRTHTGEKPYNCLECGQSFARSSNLRSHQRTHTGEKPYNCLECGQSFARSSGLRSHQGTHTGEKPYKCLECGQSYTRSSGLRLHQRTHTGEKPYKCLECGQSYTCSSGLRSHQWTHTGEKPYKCLECGQSFVCSSGLRSHQRTHTGEKPYNCLECGQSFACSSNLRSHQRTHTGEKPFKCLECGQSFTESSGLRSHQRTHTGEKPYNCLECGQSFTQKGSLHRHQRSHTGEKPYKCLECGQSYTHSSGLRSHQRTHTGEKPYKCLECGQNFACSSGLRSHQRTHTGEKPYNCLECGQSFTQKGNLHTHQRTHTGEKPYKCLECGQSFSHNSNLHTHQRTHTGEKPYKCLECGQSFSHNSNLHTHQGTHTGEKPYKCLECGQSFIQSSSLRSHQRTHNWGETL; encoded by the coding sequence atggaggagaaaccctatacatgccttgagtgtggaaagagcttcagttggaGGAGCAATCTGCTActgcatgaaaggactcacactggggagaaaccttttaaatgcccggagtgtgaacagagcttcactcatagttcaggcctataTTCACAtctaaggactcacactggggagaaaccttttaaatgcccggagtgtggacagagcttcactgagagttcaggtctacgttcacatcaaaggactcacactggggagaaaccttttaaatgcccggagtgtggacagagctttgctcataatggaagtctacattcacatcaaagaactcacactggggagaaaccctataactgcctggagtgtggacagagctttactcaaaaGGGACACTtagattcacatcaaaggactcacactggggagaaaccctataactgcctggagtgtggacagagctttgctcgtagttcaaatctacgttcacatcaaagaactcacactggggagaaaccctataactgcctggagtgtggacagagctttgctcgtagttcaggactacgttcacatcaaggaactcacactggggagaaaccctataaatgcctggagtgtggacagagctatactcgtagttcaggactacgtttacatcaaagaactcacactggggagaaaccctataaatgcctggagtgtggacaaagctatACTTGTAGTTCAGGATTACGTTCACATcaatggactcacactggggagaaaccatataaatgcctggagtgtggacagagctttgtttgtagttcaggactacgttcacatcaaagaactcacactggggagaaaccctataactgcctggagtgtggacagagctttgcttgtagttcaaatctacgttcacatcaaagaactcacactggggagaaaccctttaaatgcctggagtgtggacagagcttcactgagagttcaggcctacgttcacatcaaaggactcacactggggaaaaaccctataactgcctggagtgtggacagagcttcactcagaagggaagcttacatagacatcaaaggagtcacactggggagaaaccctataaatgcctggagtgtggacagagctatactcatagttcaggactacgttcacatcaaaggactcacactggggagaaaccatataaatgcctggagtgtggacagaactttgcttgtagttcaggtctacgttcacatcaaaggactcacactggggagaaaccctataactgcctggagtgtggacagagcttcactcagaagggaaacttacatacacatcaaagaactcacactggggagaaaccctataaatgcctggagtgtggacagagcttctctcataattcaaatctacatacacatcaaagaactcacactggggagaaaccctataaatgcctggagtgtggacagagcttctctcataattcaAATCTACATACACATCaaggaactcacactggggagaaaccctataaatgcctggagtgtggacagagcttcattcagagttcaagtctacgttcacatcaaaggactcacaactggggagaaaccctataa
- the LOC134294560 gene encoding zinc finger protein 658B-like, producing MEEKAYKCIECGKSFSHHGNLNRHQRTHTGEKSYKCLECGQSFTQSSGLRSHQRTHTGEKPYNCLECGQSFTQKGHLHTHQRTHTREKPYNCLECGQSFTQKGSLHTHQRTHTGEKPYNCLECGQSFAHSSALYSHQRTHTGEKPYKCLDCGQSFTQKGHLHTHQRTHTGEKPYNCLECGQSFAHSSALYSHQRTHTGEKPYKCLECGQSFTQKGHLHTHQRTHTGEKPYNCLECGQSFTQKGSLHRHQRTHTGEKPFKCLECGQSFGRSSGLRSHQRTHTGEKPYKCLECGQSFTQKGSLHTHQRTHTGEKPYNCLECGQSFAHSLGLRSHQRTHTGEEPYNCLECGQSFTQKGHLHTHQRTHTGEKPYKCLECGQSFTQKGHLHTHQRTHTGEKPYKCLECGQSFARSSGLRSHQRTHTGEKPYNCLECGQSFTQKGHLHTHQRTHTGEKPYKCLECGQSFAQSSGLRSHQRTHTGEKPYKCLECGQSFARSSGLRSHERTHTGHKP from the coding sequence atggaggaaaaagcatataaatgtattgaatgtggaaagagctttagtcatcATGGAAACCTgaatagacatcaaaggactcacactggggagaaatcctataaatgcctggagtgtggacagagcttcactcagagttcaggtctacgttcacatcaaaggactcacactggggagaaaccctataactgtctggagtgtggacagagcttcactcagaagggacacttacatacacatcaaagaactcacactagggagaaaccctataactgcctggagtgtggacagagctttactcagaagggaagcttacatacacatcaaagaactcacactggggagaaaccctataactgcctggagtgtggacagagctttgctcatagttcagcactatattcacatcaaaggacccacactggggagaaaccctataaatgcctggactgtggacagagcttcactcagaagggacacttacatacacatcaaagaactcacactggggagaaaccctataactgcctggagtgtggacagagctttgctcatagttcagcactatattcacatcaaaggacccacactggggagaaaccctataaatgcctggagtgtggacagagcttcactcagaagggacacttacatacacatcaaagaactcacactggggagaaaccctataactgcctggagtgtggacagagcttcactcagaagggaagcttacatagacatcaaagaactcacactggggagaaaccctttaaatgcctggagtgtggacagagctttggtcgtagttcaggactacgttcacatcaaaggacccacactggggagaaaccctataaatgcctggagtgtggacagagcttcactcagaagggaagcttacatacgcatcaaaggactcacactggggagaaaccctataactgcctggagtgtggacagagttttgCTCATAGTttaggactacgttcacatcaaagaactcacactggggaggaaccctataactgcctggagtgtggacagagctttactcagaagggacacttacatacacatcaaaggactcacactggggagaaaccatataaatgcctggagtgtggacagagcttcactcagaagggacacttacatacacatcaaaggactcacactggggagaaaccatataaatgcctggagtgtggacagagctttgctcgtagttcaggactacgttcacatcaaaggactcacactggggagaaaccatataactgcctggagtgtggacagagcttcactcagaagggacacttacatacacatcaaaggactcacactggggagaaaccatataaatgcctggagtgtggacagagctttgctcagagttcaggactacgttcacatcaaaggactcacactggggagaaaccatataaatgcctggagtgtggacagagctttgctcgaagttcaggactacgttcccatgaaaggactcacactgggcacaaaccatag